A DNA window from Engraulis encrasicolus isolate BLACKSEA-1 chromosome 3, IST_EnEncr_1.0, whole genome shotgun sequence contains the following coding sequences:
- the crb2b gene encoding protein crumbs homolog 2b, giving the protein MECGRAFSKFHRVLLLMVMMFKLGLFCSVSAEKCLEAPCQNGGTCVEMLDDYHCVCDTSTPPIYAGKNCSELYDACAHAGCPHCSTVQGTAEYICTCDEGFSGLNCTENVDECASNPCAGGMKSYCVDMVNGYECHCPVGSGGAQCEELVRSCRDEPCQNGANCTWAPDGYRCQCAAGFDGEDCEVDVDECLSQPCKNGALCRDGVGAYVCYCVPGFQGSNCEIDINECASLPCANNATCINGRDKYTCECLLGFKGVNCETEINECEVEPCQNGATCFDHVGHHTCECVAGYAGINCEVDLDECASSPCLNYGVCVDLVNRFECDCGGTGFTGELCEEDILECASEPCQNNATCQEGVNQYTCLCWPGYEGENCQTDIDECALEPCQNGGKCFQRSDESNYGLLPELGKEFHYAQAAGYLCQCTPGFTGANCSVDVDECESQPCLNGGVCEDLVNSYQCVCPPGFTGILCEVDIDECASNPCQNGATCQDAMNAFVCTCPGPDPDSGQLPWGGADCGTELTGCLDHECQNGASCTPHLDPKHQHAYTCTCSNGFHGDRCDVPTTFSFSAEGFALAEVPEANHTQNQENGGGGGGGDESTGPSPSVHLRFRTTLRDVVLFYRGSAGHFFCLELVRGALTARAESGDLRMEASLLDPVNDGRWHYALVTVDEKLTLTSQVKQAEDSGQNQLLFFHPEGLKQVFVGGVPSDLLNTTLSKRGFLGCMEDLVVDGWPVLPQDLLSDLDPVGLLEPVLEVGCNKTEWCQEDPCSQQGHCVDLWTDYRCECHRPFYGNFCTEEIPSWTFSHESTSSYVMFPITQTHGSTFSVSFFLRSTNPSGLVFQLRRREQPYFTVYLRDGTLHADIHASTRASSLQVTDGNKYLLAISINDGWVFFNEQAVHFEEGDNPPVISVEALDQAFVGGLAQGQDASRWGGAFKGCLQDIRLDQTQLFIYKTKTAKYTKNQQAIYLPGASFNVEKNCISDDTCKAHPCLNGGVCNVTWNDFFCECLFNYTGKACETHMWCMSDPCVMGSQCVDLQNGYECRTNASFENNALQYHADGAPLDSITTVSVQLRTREDTAILLRASSGLELFCLGLQNATAIARLRSGNSLEVQTVHADAGALLSDGEWHHVELYLERPPQQPQARRSSKGVAPQWRISVDGQPSAQSAPVAGTLEFLGNTTLSLAENFTGCLGDVRVGGVYLPLVDDGDPPQETRFLLQNGTAPDLGCKGSPVCEPSPCLNQGTCVDLFHSLSCACTPGYEGEYCERETDECASAPCVHGRCNDLLGDYRCVCSPGYGGRNCDEEVDDCQEHSCGNGATCVDELDGYSCLCPPGFTGRYCNWRFPPLRCDLDLECSNGGVCTEGFWGANCTCKPGYTGLRCDEQINECLSEPCLNGGTCRDRVNNYQCMCARGFSGKNCETSQEPQREHIPWLVVAIPLACLASVVAGVAMVCLAMTARRKRQSEGTYSPSSQEVAGARLEMGNVLKVPPEERLI; this is encoded by the exons GCTTATTCTGCTCTGTCAGTGCTGAGAAGTGTTTGGAGGCCCCTTGCCAAAATGGCGGCACGTGTGTGGAGATGTTGGACGACTACCACTGCGTCTGCGACACCTCGACTCCGCCAATCTACGCCGGCAAGAACTGCTCTGAACTCTACGACGCCTGTGCCCACGCCGGATGCCCCCACTGCTCCACCGTCCAGGGCACCGCCGAGTACATCTGCACCTGCGACGAAGGCTTCTCGGGGCTCAACTGCACCGAGAACGTGGACGAGTGCGCAAGCAACCCGTGCGCGGGGGGCATGAAGTCGTACTGCGTGGATATGGTGAACGGCTACGAGTGCCACTGTCCCGTTGGGTCAGGAGGTGCACAGTGTGAAGAATTGGTGCGGAGTTGCCGTGACGAACCGTGCCAAAATGGTGCCAACTGTACGTGGGCACCAGACGGGTACCGATGCCAGTGTGCTGCGGGGTTCGACGGGGAGGACTGCGAGGTGGATGTGGATGAGTGCCTCTCTCAGCCGTGTAAGAACGGAGCGCTCTGCCGGGACGGCGTGGGTGCCTACGTGTGCTACTGCGTACCGGGCTTCCAAGGCTCCAACTGCGAGATTGACATCAACGAGTGTGCATCCCTGCCGTGCGCTAACAACGCTACCTGCATCAACGGCAGAGACAAGTACACCTGCGAGTGCTTGCTGGGGTTCAAAG GTGTGAACTGTGAGACAGAGATCAACGAGTGCGAAGTGGAGCCCTGCCAGAATGGTGCCACCTGTTTTGACCATGTGGGCCACCACACCTGTGAGTGCGTGGCAGGCTACGCTGGCATCAACTGTGAGGTGGACCTGGACGAGTGTGCCAGCTCACCCTGTCTGAACTACGGCGTCTGCGTTGACCTAGTCAACAG GTTTGAGTGCGACTGCGGCGGCACTGGCTTCACCGGAGAGCTGTGCGAGGAGGACATCCTGGAGTGTGCGTCGGAGCCCTGCCAGAACAACGccacctgccaggagggagtCAACCAGTACACCTGCCTCTGCTGGCCAG GCTATGAGGGGGAGAACTGCCAGACGGACATAGACGAGTGTGCACTGGAGCcgtgtcaaaatggcgggaagtGTTTCCAGCGATCGGACGAGAGCAACTACGGCCTCCTGCCAGAGCTGGGCAAGGAGTTCCACTACGCACAGGCAGCCGGTTACCTGTGCCAATGCACACCTGGATTCACAG GTGCCAACTGCTCTGTGGATGTGGATGAGTGCGAGTCTCAGCCGTGTCTGAATGGGGGGGTCTGTGAGGACCTGGTCAACTCCTACCAATGTGTCTGCCCACCTGGCTTCacag gtattCTCTGCGAGGTGGACATTGATGAGTGTGCCAGTAATCCGTGTCAGAACGGTGCCACGTGCCAGGACGCCATGAACGCTTTCGTCTGCACCTGTCCCGGACCCGACCCGGACTCGGGCCAGCTCCCCTGGGGCGGTGCCGACTGCGGCACGGAGCTCACGGGTTGCCTGGACCACGAGTGCCAGAACGGCGCCAGCTGCACGCCACACCTGGATCCCAAGCACCAGCACgcttacacctgcacctgctcCAACGGTTTCCACGGCGACCGCTGTGACGTCCCCACCACCTTCTCCTTCTCCGCGGAGGGCTTTGCACTGGCGGAGGTTCCGGAGGCGAACCACACCCAGAACCAGGagaacggtggtggtggtggtggtggtgatgagtcCACCGGCCCGAGCCCCAGCGTGCATCTGCGGTTCAGGACCACGCTGCGGGACGTGGTGCTGTTCTACAGGGGCTCGGCGGGCCACTTCTTCTGCCTGGAGCTGGTGCGGGGCGCCCTGACGGCCCGGGCCGAGTCCGGGGACCTGAGGATGGAGGCCTCGCTGCTGGACCCGGTCAACGACGGCCGATGGCACTACGCCCTCGTCACCGTGGACGAGAAACTCACGCTGACCAG CCAGGTGAAGCAGGCGGAAGACAGTGGACAGAACCAGTTGCTGTTTTTCCACCCGGAGGGCCTGAAGCAGGTGTTCGTCGGTGGCGTTCCCTCGGACCTCCTCAACACCACGCTGAGCAAGAGGGGCTTCCTGGGCTGCATGGAGGACCTGGTGGTGGACGGCTGGCCCGTCCTGCCCCAGGACCTGCTCTCCGACCTGGACCCGGTGGGGCTGCTGGAGCCGGTTCTGGAGGTGGGCTGCAACAAGACCGAGTGGTGCCAGGAGGACCCCTGCTCCCAGCAGGGCCACTGTGTGGACCTGTGGACGGACTACAGGTGCGAGTGCCACCGGCCCTTCTACGGGAACTTCTGCACCGAAG AGATTCCATCGTGGACGTTCAGTCACGAGAGCACCTCGTCCTACGTCATGTTCCCCATCACCCAGACGCACGGCTCCACCTTCAGCGTCTCCTTCTTCCTGCGCTCCACCAACCCGTCGGGCCTCGTCTTCCAGCTGCGCCGGCGTGAGCAGCCCTACTTCACCGTCTACCTGCGCGACGGCACGCTGCACGCGGACATCCACGCCTCCACCCGCGCCTCCTCTCTCCAGGTGACCGACGGGAACAAGTACCTCCTGGCCATCTCCATCAACGACGGCTGGGTGTTCTTCAACGAGCAGGCGGTGCACTTTGAGGAGGGCGACAACCCTCCGGTGATCAGCGTGGAGGCTCTGGACCAGGCGTTTGTCGGGGGGCTGGCCCAGGGCCAGGACGCCTCTCGCTGGGGTGGGGCCTTCAAGGGCTGCCTGCAGGACATCCGGCTGGACCAGACGCAGCTCTTCATCTACAAGACTAAGACCGCCAAGTACACCAAAAATCAGCAGGCTATCTACTTACCAGGGGCCTCCTTCAACGTGGAGAAAAACTGCATCTCAGACGACACATGCAAG GCTCATCCGTGTTTGAATGGCGGCGTGTGCAACGTGACCTGGAACGACTTTTTCTGTGAGTGCCTGTTCAACTACACTGGCAAGGCGTGTGAGACTCACATGTGGTGTATGAGCGACCCTTGTGTGATGGGCAGCCAGTGTGTGGATCTCCAAAATGGATATGAGT GCCGGACCAATGCTTCTTTTGAGAACAACGCTCTCCAGTACCATGCGGACGGCGCTCCTCTGGACTCCATCACGACCGTCTCCGTACAGCTGCGCACCCGTGAGGACACGGCCATCCTCCTGCGTGCATCCAGTGGCCTGGAGCTCTTCTGCCTGGGCCTGCAGAATGCCACGGCCATCGCCAGGCTGCGCAGCGGAAACAGTCTAGAG GTGCAGACTGTGCATGCAGACGCTGGCGCTCTGCTGTCGGATGGCGAGTGGCACCACGTGGAACTGTACCTGGAGCGACCTCCACAGCAGCCGCAGGCCCGGCGTAGCAGCAAAGGTGTCGCCCCCCAGTGGCGGATCAGCGTAGACGGGCAGCCCTCAGCACAGAGCGCCCCGGTCGCCGGCACGCTGGAGTTCCTGGGCAACACCACCCTCAGCCTGGCCGAGAACTTCACCGGCTGCCTGGGCGACGTGCGGGTGGGCGGGGTCTACCTGCCGCTGGTGGACGACGGCGACCCTCCGCAGGAGACGCGCTTCCTGCTGCAGAACGGCACGGCGCCCGACCTGGGCTGCAAAGGCTCGCCCGTGTGCGAGCCCTCGCCCTGCCTCAACCAGGGCACCTGCGTCGACCTCTTCCACTCGCTCTCCTGCGCCTGCACACCCGGCTACGAGGGCGAGTACTGCGAGAGGGAGACGGACGAGTGTGCCTCAGCGCCCTGCGTGCATGGCCGATGCAACGACCTGCTCGGAGACTACCGCTGCGTCTGCTCGCCGGGCTACGGCGGCCGGAACTGCGATGAGGAGGTGGACGACTGCCAGGAGCACAGCTGTGGGAACGGGGCCACCTGTGTGGACGAACTGGACGGCTACTCCTGCCTGTGCCCACCGGGCTTCACCGGGCGCTACTGCAA TTGGCGTTTCCCTCCCCTGCGATGTGACCTGGACCTTGAGTGCTCCAACGGGGGCGTTTGCACAGAGGGCTTCTGGGGGGCCAACTGCACCTGCAAACCCGGATACACTGGATTGAG GTGTGACGAGCAGATCAACGAGTGCCTGTCTGAGCCCTGTTTGAATGGCGGCACCTGCCGGGACCGGGTCAACAACTAccagtgcatgtgtgcacgcggcTTCAGTGGGAAGAACTGTGAGACCAGC CAAGAGCCCCAGAGGGAGCACATCCCCTGGCTGGTGGTGGCCATCCCGCTGGCCTGCCTGGCCTCGGTGGTGGCCGGGGTGGCCATGGTGTGCCTGGCCATGACCGCCCGCAGGAAGCGCCAGTCGGAGGGCACCTACAGCCCCAGCTCGCAGGAGGTGGCCGGCGCCCGGCTGGAGATGGGCAACGTCCTGAAGGTGCCCCCGGAGGAGAGACTGATATAG